ACCCAAATACAACTATTACACTTCCTAAAATAAATACGAGTAACCTTGTTTTCATCTTCATTTCGAAAACTTCCCTTCATTAAATAATATTATAGAATATTAATTCTTAGATAATATAACCCTGGTTATTCATATAAGCCTAATAACATGCTTTATATTATTAAATTAGAAGGTGTGTAGTGAATTCAAAGGCATATCTAGGTGGTACGTCAAGAATTTAATATATGCCTAATAATTAGAAGTATGCGATATAGTATTTAATTTTCTATGAATAATCTGGGGTTAATATTATTAAACTATATTACCCTTTAAAGCTTTTCACTTTTTCGTATTCTCTTATAATTTACCACAATTTTCTTAGGTTTTCAACTATTGTTCTTGTCGTAATATTTTGTTTATGCTCATAAATTTAGCTCTTTACTAAAAAAAAAAGCTGATAAACTCAGCTTTATTGCTTCCATTCTATTCTATTGAAAATTAAACTACTAAAAGAAAGAAGTAAAACGCATATTAATAAGTTAGTTGCTGTAGAAGCTATAAAAAATGCTAATTTATTATTGAATATAACAGTCATAATTATTCCTGCAATTACGCTCGGTAACACTAATAATACTATCTGAAGCATCAAAAATAGAGGAAATAGTGCTTTTTGATCAACTGAATTTGGGAAAGTTACTCTAATAATAAAATTCGACATAAGATTTAAGATATAAAAGCTCAATACAAATAAAACCATGACTATAGAAATAACAATATTTGTTTTTATAAATAAAAGCGGACATAAGTTATATAGTATGACGTTTATTGTCATTCTTATTATATCTGTTACATTCATTGCTATGATTTTTTGTGCATACGTACCTGGTATTAAGTAAACATATGGTTTTGAAAGCTCATGATTGTTTGCAGTTGCAATGTTAAGTAAAAATAACATATATGCTAAACCTCCATTAGAAATATAAATCACTAGAGAATTCAACTCTAACTTCCTAGCTATAAATCCCGTTATTATACCTCCTATCAGAGCTATTATTGTTAATAAGCTTATATATGGATGAATACCCGTTCTATCATATTCAACTTTATTTTTCCAAATTAATGCCCAAGGACCTCTGCCTGATGCTTTGACATTAACTCTTTTATTCCTAAGTATAAACGAAGTTTTTTTACTATTAACCTGACCTCTTTTTATTTTTTTTCTTAATTCTTTGCTTTCTGTAGCTCCAAGTACATCCTCATAATAATCATCCGCTGTCATATAAGTGCATATTATTATTCCAAACAATGCTAGTATCTGTAATACTAAATATATCAAACTAGTAGTCGTATATCCAATAATAGGTGTCATGAAAACTACCTTTGCCCATCCTATAACTGGTATGTGATTTATAAAATCAGCATTTAAAGATTTTAATACTCCTATATAGAATTTTTCCGAACTCAATAAACTTACTAAAATATATATGATAAATATTCCAAGAAAAATATATACTATTATTTTTACAGCGTTCTTAATGTTATATTTTGTAGATAATGTAAATATCAAAAAATTTATTGGTTCAAACATAAGAACTATACTTATATAGCCAAAATAAAGAAAACTAATATACCTAATATCAACTGTAGTTACATTCCCTATAGTTGGACTTAAAGCTAAAATAAAAATTCCATACAGAAAAAAATTTGCCAAAGTCTTTTTCAAAATATTATAAAGCAGAATTTTCTTTGATGAAATAGGTGCTGGAAATAAAATATGCACATCACCCATCGAAAAAAAAGTTGTTGATGATTTCATTCCTTTAAGAATATAATAAGCTAGCCCAATTATTGATATTAATAAAAATACTGAACCTACTATTTGTGGCCCAAATAACCTCTTCAAATTAGACATATTTTTAGCATTGCTATTTGTAATAAAATTAAAAATAATAGAACCTATCCAAAGTATATACAAAGAATATATTATTAATTTTTTTGGATTCCTTTTAATTTCTAAAATATAATTCTTAAAGACCTTTATATCCTTCATAAATAACAACCTATAACTATTCATCTTTTGTCACCTCTAAGAATATTTCTTCTAGTGAAGTACTGCTTTCTTCTCCTAATTTGGTCTTTAACTCTTCTACTGTTCCATCCGCTATTATATTACCCGTCTTCATAACCAGTACTCTATCACATAAATTTTCTATAGTATCCAATAAATGCGTACTTATGAAAACAGTT
This is a stretch of genomic DNA from Abyssisolibacter fermentans. It encodes these proteins:
- a CDS encoding putative ABC exporter domain-containing protein, which gives rise to MNSYRLLFMKDIKVFKNYILEIKRNPKKLIIYSLYILWIGSIIFNFITNSNAKNMSNLKRLFGPQIVGSVFLLISIIGLAYYILKGMKSSTTFFSMGDVHILFPAPISSKKILLYNILKKTLANFFLYGIFILALSPTIGNVTTVDIRYISFLYFGYISIVLMFEPINFLIFTLSTKYNIKNAVKIIVYIFLGIFIIYILVSLLSSEKFYIGVLKSLNADFINHIPVIGWAKVVFMTPIIGYTTTSLIYLVLQILALFGIIICTYMTADDYYEDVLGATESKELRKKIKRGQVNSKKTSFILRNKRVNVKASGRGPWALIWKNKVEYDRTGIHPYISLLTIIALIGGIITGFIARKLELNSLVIYISNGGLAYMLFLLNIATANNHELSKPYVYLIPGTYAQKIIAMNVTDIIRMTINVILYNLCPLLFIKTNIVISIVMVLFVLSFYILNLMSNFIIRVTFPNSVDQKALFPLFLMLQIVLLVLPSVIAGIIMTVIFNNKLAFFIASTATNLLICVLLLSFSSLIFNRIEWKQ